The Amycolatopsis jiangsuensis nucleotide sequence AGCGCCCATCCGGCGGGAGCGATCGGATAGCTGTGCGGCCCGCCGATTTCGTCGAGGTGGCCGATCATCTCGTCCGGATCGTCGACGACCCCGTGTCCCAGCCGGTGCTCGACGATCGTCCCCTCGATCCCGCCCTCGCCGGAAGCGCCGTTGTCACCGAGGACGTACAGGAACAGCGTGTCGTCCAGCACCCCCATTTCCTCGAGCGCGTCGGTGAACCGGCCCACCTGGGCGTCGGCGTGCTCCACGAAGCCGGCGAAGGTCTCCATGAACCGCGTCGCGAGGCGTCGTTGGTTGCCGGACAGCTCGTCCCAGTGCGGCACTCCCTCGGACCAGGGAGCCAGCTCCGCGTCCTCGGCCACCACGCCGAGGTCCTTCTGCCGGGCCAGGGTCCGCTCTCGCTGCTCGTCCCAGCCGTGGTCGAACCGGCCGCGGTAGCGCTCCCGCCACTCCTCGCCCACGTGCAGGGGCGCGTGCCCGGCGCCGAGCGCGAGGTAGGTGAAGAACGGACGCTCGGGGGTGAGGGTGCGCTGGGTGCGGACCCAGTCGATGGCGTGGTCGACGAGGTCTTCGCTCAGGTGGTAGCCGTCCTCGGGCCGGCGGTCCGGCTCGACCGGCGTGGTGCCCTGGTACAGCTGCGGGTACCAGTGGTTCATCTCCGCGCCCATGAAGCCGTAGAAGGTGTCGAAACCCTCGCCGGTGGGCCACCGGTCGAACGGGCCGACCGCACTGATCTCCCGCGGCGGCGTCTGGTGCCATTTCCCGAACGCAGCGGTGCTGTAACCGTTTCCTTGCAGCAGCTGCGCGATCGTCGCGGCGCTGCGTGGCCGGAACCCGTTGTACCCGGGCGCGGCGGTGGCCATCTCGGTGGTGCCGCCCATGCCCACGGAATGGTGGTTGCGGCCGGTCATCAGCGCCTGCCGCGTCGGCGAGCACAGTGCCGTGACGTGGAATCGGGTGTAGCGCAGCCCGTTGTCGGCCAGCCGGTCCGCGGCCGGCATCCGGCACGGGCCGCCGAACGCACTGGCCGTGCCGTAGCCGAGGTCGTCGACCAGCACCACGACGACGTTCGGCGCTCCCCGCGGTGGCGATATCGGGCCCACCGGCTGGAACGGAGCCGACTGGTCGTGCACGCTCAGTGCGGTCGCGACGGGTTCGGCCTGCTCCGGCCGGGGCAGGATGTGCCGTCCGGCGGGGAATGCGGGCAAAGTGTCCTCCTTCGGTGCTGCTGGCGGGTGCGGATAGCACCTTCCCTTGCGGAGAAGGGAAGTTTCACCCCACTCTCACAGGTACCGGGGGGACCGGGCAACACACTGGGCGGCCCGGCCGAGACCGGATCCGGATGTGCCCGGTAGAAGATCGCTATGTCCGCAGCTCAGCCTCGGCGAGCGTGAGAAACGCCGCGGCGGCCGGGGAGAGCGGACCCGGCCGCCAGAGGATCTGCCCGGACAGCGCGGCCGCCGGCGTCAGCGGCACGACCAGCGCGCCCTGGCGGCCTGCTTCCTCGGCCATCGCCCGCGGCAGCAGGGCGGAACCGGCGCCGGAGAGCACCAGCGGCACGATCATCGCGCGGTGTTCGGTCTCCACCACGATCCGGGGTTCGACGTCGAGTCCGGCCAAGGTGTCCTCGACGATCCGCCGGGTGGTCGTGCCGGGTGGGGTGGACACCAGGTCGAGTTCGGCGAGGACGCGGCGGGGCAGCCGGCCGGCCTTCGTGCGGCCGGCCGGCAGTACGGCGAGGATCTCCTGGTCCGGTAGCCGCGCCGCACTCAGCCCGCGGACGTCCGAAACGGACTCCACGAGCCCGACCTCGCTCTCGCCGTGGCGCACCTGGTCGACCACGTCGTCGTAGCTCTCCGGGGCCAGCACCCGCACCCGGACCTGCGGGTGCCGGATGCGGAAGCGGCCGAGGAGCGGGGCGAGCGGCTCGACCGACAGCGTGGTCTGCGAAACGATGTCCAGCGAGCCGCCGCCGAGCCCGAGCACCTCCCGCACCGAGGAGGTGGCGACGCGCAGGTCCCGCATGACCTGCTGCGCCGGGCCGAGCAACGCCGAACCCGCCGAGGTGAGCACGGCACCGTGCGGCAGCCGGTGGAACAGTGACCCGCCCATTTCGCGTTCCAGCGACCGCACCGCGCGCGACAGGGACGGCTGCGCGACGTGCAGCGCCCGCGCGGCATTGGTGAAGCCACCATGCTGGACCACCGCGAGGAAGTACTCGACCTGACGTCGTTCCATGGCCTCAGCCGGCCGCGGGACGGGCCCGCCCGCGCTCGCCGGTCACCAGGCCTCCTCTCAGAGTGTTGCGGAACACGAGACGATGTTCGCATAGTGCAACGAGGTCGTCTGGTCGTCAAGGATCAGTGCAGCGTACGCCCGAAGAAGGTGGTCAGCATGCCGCGCTGCACGGCGCCGCTGACGGCCGGGTCGATCGTGCCGATCCGCGTCTGCCGCACCGCCGGGTCCACCGGCAGCTTCCGCGCCAGCTGCGGAAGGAGCCACTGCAGGTCGGTGAAGCTGTAGTGCATGCCCGTCGGCAGCGGGACGTCGTACTTCGGTGCAGTGGTGTGCTCCCACAACGACTTCCAGGCCGGCGAGGTCCGATGGCTGCGCACCTCGCCGTTTCGCGTGCTGCCCGCCGAACCCATCAGCAGGACCGGACGCGGCACGCCCTCGGCGGCGGCGCGAGTGAGACGCTGCCCGTCCACGTCGTAGGCCAGAAAGCCGTCCAGGTCCGCGGCGGCGTCCACCCGGCTGTCCACTGTGGCCATCTCGGCAGCGGTGTCCCCGCCGTAGGAGTGGCCGAACGCACCGACGTGCGACAGGTCCATCGCCCGCCCCAGCCCGGGGATCCCGGGCAGCCGGTCGAGCACGAACTGCTCGTCGGCGACCCGGACCCGCAGATCCGCCTCGAGGTCCGGGCCGTGGTCCGCGGTCACCATCCGGCCGTCGGGGAACACCACGAACGGTGCCTCTCCGGTGTGGTCCACGGTCACCACGACGTAGCCGCGACTGGCCAGATCCTCCGCGGACGCGGTCGCCAGCTGCCGCAGCGAACCCCAGCCCGGCGAGTACACCAGCACCGGCCAGCGGCCCTTCGGTGCCGCGCCGGCGCGGGCGTGCGTCTCGATGGCGGCCCAGTCCACCCTGCCGGGCTCGATTCCCAGTATCGGTGCCGCGCCCTGGTCGAAGTAGTCCGCGGCCGGTGCCGGCAGGTAGGGCGCGCGCGGCCCGGTGCCCGGCTCGGCCGGATACCAGACGCTGACCATGAGTTCCCGGTGCCGTACGGGGTCGACCAGGTGGACGTCGCGTTCCCCGATCGCATGCGGACCGGACGGCTGCGGCAGGGTGACGGTCACCGGAGCCACTTCGGCGGTGGCCGTGCCCGACGTGACGGCGAGGATCGCCGCGGACAGCAGAAGCAGAAGGCGTTTTCGCATGTCCCGCACTGTTCCGCGCGCGGGCATCCCGGCACGTCGGCCGTTCGGCGCCGGTGACCCCCGCCTTTCGTCAACCCGTGCGGCGGGCCAGCGTGTTCGCCAGTTCGGTGCGCGAGGGTGCCTCCAGCTTGCCCAGCAGCCGCGCGACGTGCGCCTGCACGGTCCGGCGTGGCAGGGACAGCTCGGTCGCGATGTCCGGATTGGACCGTCCCGCCGCCACCAGCGTGGCGATGCGGACTTCCAGTGGGGACAGCGAATCCCAGCCACGGCCCGGTCGGACCGGGATGAACCGCGCGCCCCGGCGCACCCCGAGCGGGCGCAGCCGCGCTTCCGCGTGTTCCAGGTCCCAGTGCGCGGAAAGCTCGGTGTAGAGCTCCGCCGCCTCGTCGAACGCGGTGTGCGCGCCGTCCAGGTCACCGGCGTGCGCGAGCAGCACCGCGGCGTCCTCCAGCGCACTGGCCAGCTCGGGTTTCCGGCTCACCGCGCGGAAGTGCTCGACCGTCCGCAGCACCGGCGCCGGATCACCGTCGATCAGCCCACGGCACCATTCGGTGGCCGCGAACGCCCGCGCGGGTTCGGACTCCTTCGCCGACTCCTCCTCGCACACGGCCAACGCGCGCTCGGCCCTCGTGCGGTCTCCTGCCTCGAGCGCCAGCTGCACGAAGAACGGCAACCACTGGTGCCGCAACATCATCTGCGCATACGTGGGGTTCAGGATCGGCTCGAGGACGGTGAGCGCCTGCTGCACCTCGCCCCGCTGGAACGCGACGAGCCCGTGTGCGGCCAGCAGGAAGTCGAAACTCTCCCGCTCGGCCCCGGTGGCCGGGGCGTACTCCTCGGCCGCGTCGAGGTGCGCGGCCGCCTGGGTCCGGTCACCCCGGCGTGCGGCGATCAGGGAAGCGACGCCGTGCAGCAGCAACGCCGCGGCACCCGGCTCGCGCAACCCGTAGAAGGTGATCGCCGGGCCGTCCTCGGTGACCGTGTCCAGCTCCACCAGTGCCTCGTCCCACCGGCCTTCCCAGTACCGGTGCACGGCGACCGAAACCTGCAGGCCGACCGGCAGCGCGTGCCGCAGTGCGATCTCGCCGGCCTCGCGCAGGGTGTGGTCGGCGTCGTCGAGCCGGTCGAGATTCTGCAGCGTGAAGACCCGGTTGTCGAGCAGATCCAGATGCAGATCGGCGAGCTCGTGCTCGTCGCCCACGACGGCGATCGCCTGGTCGATGTGCGCGAGCGCGCTCGCGTGGTGACGGCGCACGGAATCCACCAGCCACAGCGTCTGCAGGGCGTGCGCGGTGAGGTAGCGGTCGCCGTCCGCCTCGGCCCGCGCCTGGTGCGCGTTGGCCTCGGCCCGTGCGAGGTCGTCGAGCCCGCCCCGGCGGAAGTTCGCGAGCAGATGCCGGTGCTTGACCCGCCACAACTCCGGGATCCGAGGATCCGCCGAGGCCTCACCCAGCGTCTCCACGGCCTGCCGGACGTCCCCGCGGCGGAACCGCATGGCGGCGAGGACATGCCGCATCTCCTCGGCGTTCTCCGGGTCCTGCGCCACTTCGAGCGCCTGCAGCGCCAGCTCCTCCGGCGCGCGTTCGAGCCGGAACTGCACCTTCACCAGCGCCACCAGCAGCGCCTCCCGGCGTGGATCGTCCGCCGCACAGCAGGCCAGGGCCCGCTCCAGC carries:
- a CDS encoding arylsulfatase, encoding MPAFPAGRHILPRPEQAEPVATALSVHDQSAPFQPVGPISPPRGAPNVVVVLVDDLGYGTASAFGGPCRMPAADRLADNGLRYTRFHVTALCSPTRQALMTGRNHHSVGMGGTTEMATAAPGYNGFRPRSAATIAQLLQGNGYSTAAFGKWHQTPPREISAVGPFDRWPTGEGFDTFYGFMGAEMNHWYPQLYQGTTPVEPDRRPEDGYHLSEDLVDHAIDWVRTQRTLTPERPFFTYLALGAGHAPLHVGEEWRERYRGRFDHGWDEQRERTLARQKDLGVVAEDAELAPWSEGVPHWDELSGNQRRLATRFMETFAGFVEHADAQVGRFTDALEEMGVLDDTLFLYVLGDNGASGEGGIEGTIVEHRLGHGVVDDPDEMIGHLDEIGGPHSYPIAPAGWALALNTPFQWTKQVASHLGGTRDGMIVHWPSGITGRGELRHQFSHVIDVLPTIAECAGIPLPHSVDGVVQQPVEGRSFAATFHDAQAPEYHHTQYFEMCGNRGVYHEGWMAVTRHGVPWEMVPTGVRPFRDDVWELYDLSTDWSQAHDLAARHPGKLRELQDLFLIEAAKHQVFPLDDRVTERENPAVAGRIDLLGGRTSVTYHGRMRRCTEETTPNVKNRSHDVVADIDVPEDGAEGVLIAQGGRFGGWALYVIDGHPSYVYNYFGMSSYHVRSPVPLTPGRHEVWADVDYDGGGLGKGAVVTLIVDGTKQASGRVERTIPYYFSFDETLNVGVDLGTPVTEEYPVIDNAFTGTVHTVRIDLAPCAEEPDAGGQYRRVLASQ
- a CDS encoding LysR family transcriptional regulator — encoded protein: MERRQVEYFLAVVQHGGFTNAARALHVAQPSLSRAVRSLEREMGGSLFHRLPHGAVLTSAGSALLGPAQQVMRDLRVATSSVREVLGLGGGSLDIVSQTTLSVEPLAPLLGRFRIRHPQVRVRVLAPESYDDVVDQVRHGESEVGLVESVSDVRGLSAARLPDQEILAVLPAGRTKAGRLPRRVLAELDLVSTPPGTTTRRIVEDTLAGLDVEPRIVVETEHRAMIVPLVLSGAGSALLPRAMAEEAGRQGALVVPLTPAAALSGQILWRPGPLSPAAAAFLTLAEAELRT
- a CDS encoding alpha/beta hydrolase family protein encodes the protein MRKRLLLLLSAAILAVTSGTATAEVAPVTVTLPQPSGPHAIGERDVHLVDPVRHRELMVSVWYPAEPGTGPRAPYLPAPAADYFDQGAAPILGIEPGRVDWAAIETHARAGAAPKGRWPVLVYSPGWGSLRQLATASAEDLASRGYVVVTVDHTGEAPFVVFPDGRMVTADHGPDLEADLRVRVADEQFVLDRLPGIPGLGRAMDLSHVGAFGHSYGGDTAAEMATVDSRVDAAADLDGFLAYDVDGQRLTRAAAEGVPRPVLLMGSAGSTRNGEVRSHRTSPAWKSLWEHTTAPKYDVPLPTGMHYSFTDLQWLLPQLARKLPVDPAVRQTRIGTIDPAVSGAVQRGMLTTFFGRTLH